One genomic window of Oncorhynchus clarkii lewisi isolate Uvic-CL-2024 chromosome 5, UVic_Ocla_1.0, whole genome shotgun sequence includes the following:
- the LOC139409907 gene encoding lysosomal membrane ascorbate-dependent ferrireductase CYB561A3-like, translating into MISSTVLFYGNYVLCLCLGLLCVVFVSYWNIVWRGGFAWDASFLQFNWHPVLMVTGLVVLYGNAAILYRIPFTWSQRKQHWKLVHAALLLSSLILSILGLCAVFDFHTGYHIPNLYSLHSWVGICTVVLFTAQWVLGLVGFLSPCSPLGFRKLLKPVHAWMGMAIFILSLASCLSGINEKLLLALNGNSNSTAAYSSHPAEALFANFLGVLIVAFGLVVLGILSNQRWNRLEPGEESSRSLLPEDN; encoded by the exons atgaTCTCCTCCACAGTGTTGTTCTATGGGAACTACGTGCTGTGCCTGTGTCTGGGACtgctgtgtgtggtgtttgtcaGTTACTGGAACATCGTGTGGCGTGGTGGCTTTGCCTGGGATGCGTCCTTTCTGCAGTTCAACTGGCATCCCGTGCTCATGGTGACTGGCCTGGTAGTCCTGTATGGGAACG CGGCTATCCTATACCGCATCCCCTTTACCTGGAGTCAGAGGAAGCAGCACTGGAAGCTGGTGCACGCTGCTCTGCTGCTGTCCTCCCTGATCCTGTCCATCCTTGGGCTGTGTGCTGTGTTTGACTTCCACACAGGCTACCACATCCCCAACCTGTATTCCCTCCACAGCTGGGTGGGCATCTGCACCGTAGTCCTGTTCACTGCCCAG TGGGTCCTTGGCCTGGTTGGTTTCCTGTCTCCCTGCTCTCCCCTCGGGTTCCGTAAGCTCCTGAAACCAGTTCACGCCTGGATGGGCATGGCCATCTTTATCCTCAGCCTGgcctcctgtctctctggcaTCAACGAAAAACTGCTCCTTGCTCT CAATGGCAACAGCAACAGCACCGCAGCCTATTCCTCACATCCTGCAGAGGCCTTGTTTGCTAACTTCCTGGGTGTCCTAATCGTGGCCTTTGGGTTGGTGGTCCTTGGAATCCTGTCCAACCAGAGGTGGAATAGGCTGGAGCCAGGGGAGGAGAGCTCTAGA TCATTGCTTCCGGAGGACAACTGA